The Alicyclobacillus macrosporangiidus CPP55 genome segment ACGTCGGCCTGGCGAACCGCTTCCCGGATGGATCGACCCAATCGCTCGGCGTCGTCCGCGTCCATCGTCGTCACCGTTCCCTCATGACCGGCGGCAAACTTCATCTCTCCAACGTGAACGACCCCTTCCTCGGCGGTGGAAAACCCTTCTTTCTCGCTGAGGATCCTGGCGGCGTTGATGTCCGTCCGGGCGATGATCTGCTTGAGCCGCTCGAGGTCCTCCGGGGGAATGTGGTGTACCGTCTTGAATCGCAGCGGGTTCACGCCGGGGCGTCCCGGCAGGTCCGGTCGTTGCGGTCCGGCCGGATGCCAATCGCGGCAGGTGGATGTCGCGGCGATGAGCGCGACGCGGCCTCTGGACGTTTCCAAATAGCGCGGTTGGCTGGCTTCCGCGAGATGGAGTCCAACCCCCGCGTGGACCCACCGGCCGCGCTCCAGATGTTCGTACGTCTTTTGCAGCCCGCCGTAAGCCCAATCCAGGGTATGGTTATTCGCCCAGGCTAACATGTTGAACCCCAGCCATCGCAGATCTGCCAACACCGGAGGTCGCGCGGCGGCCCACGTCCCTCCGCTGACGGCCGACGGAAATACCTCGAAATCGTGAACCGTCACTTCCAGGTTGGTAAAACGCACATGTGCACGCATCAGGAGTCGGCGAAGGGCCTGAAGGCCCTGGTCGTCACGGGGCATGCGCTGCGTGATGAAAGAATCACCAGTTGCCATAACGGATATGCTGTGGTCCATTTCCACTTCAACGCCTCCGATGGAGTCCGAGTGAAACGAAGGGCGGGATGGCACAGAGGTGCAATCACCGCCCGCCGGTGAGGACATCCGTTACATCGATTGGGTCCCTTGAACAGCCATCCGTTTCCCTGTCAGTGCCCTTTCGAACTGCTCAGCGGACTCCGGTATCCACAGGGCACACGCGCCGCAGAGCACCGCGCCGAACACCAAGAACGCGAACGCCGCCTGGTAGGAAAACGTTTGGACCAGCCAGCCCATCACCAAAGGAGACAACACGCCCCCGGTCTGGCCGCCAAAGTTAATCATGGCAGAGCCCGTGCCCAAGATCCGCGAGGACAACAGGCGCATGGGCAATCCGAAAATCGGTTGAAACGCGAGATACACGAAGAAAGCTGCAATGGTTTCGAAGAAAATGAACCGGCCCGCGGAGCTCGCATTCAACATGAAGAACAGAAACACTGCCGATAAGATCATGCTCGGGACGATGATGCGCCGGTGATGGTCGTGCAGATACCGGTCAAACAACCAGCCCCCCAAAATGGTGGAGATGGTACCTGCGAAAAACGGAATGGACGTCAGCGCTCCGGCTTTCGCCAGGCTGATGTGTTTGACGGTGAGCAGATAGGAGGGTACCCACGATACGAGGCCCCAAGCGATGATGTCCATCCCACAAAACATCAGGAAAAATTTCCACATCACGCCCTTGCGTAGGAGATCCGAAAGTTTGAGCTCGATCCCCCCAGCCGGCCGGTCCTCTGCCGACACGGTCGCAGCCGGCGAATCAACCGACGCAAAAGCCGTGCTCGGCAGCGGCTTCGGAAGAAAGTACCACAACACGATGGCCATGATGATGCCAAGACCGGCCACCCAATAGAAGGTGTGTCGCCAACCCACCGCGATGATGAACGGCGCAGCAATGAGCGGTGCAATGGCGGCCCCGAAGGAGTTGGAAGCAATCATCAAGCCATTTGCGGTCAAACGCATCTCCCTGGTGGTTCTCTCCGCGATGGCTTTCATAGAAGCGCCCGGAAAGATGCCTTCCGAGATTCCGAAAAAGAGCCGAACCGCCATGAGCATCACATAGTTGACGGCCGCGCCGGTCAGCCCAGTGAATACCGACCACGCGACCATGGCGATGGTCATGGTCTTCTTCGATCCAATTCGGTCTGCCAGCCACCCGCCGGGCATCTGGCACAGCGCGTAAGAAAAGAAGAAGATGCTCAAAATGGCCCCTTGCGCCACGGCGTTCAAATGGAATTCTTTTCCAATCGATGGAAGAGCCAACGTGATGATGAGACGGTCAATGTAGTCGATGAGCCACGAGAGAAACAGGATAACGATGGTCACGTAGGCAGTTCTCTTCACAACGAGCGTCTGCTGTCCGTTCACTGGTAAACCTCCTTGTCTTGTTTGGAGTCAGCCGCGCACGTGCGCGGAAGGGATGTGCGAGGCGAACCACTCCGCGACGAGCCGGAGCTTGTGCACCCGATGACTGGGCCTGCCCTGAGACAGAAAGGCGTGGCTGTCCTCGGGGTAAGCGACGAATACCACCTCTCGCCCCAGGGAGCAAAGCGCTGAGAACATCTCTTCCGATTGGCCGATGGGACAGCGTTCGTCTCCCTTGGCATGGTACAAGAGCAGGGGGGTTTGAATTTGTGCCACATGCGCGAGAGGGGACCTTTCCCACAGGGCGCGGACGTTCGCCCAGGGCCGAACTCCGTGCTCTTCGTACCCAAACCGAGCCCCGATGTCACTGGCACCGTGAAAACTGACGAGGTCGGATACGCATCCTCCAGCCGCTGCTGCTCGAAAGCGATGGGTGTGCGCCACGATCCAGTTGGTCATGTATCCGCCGTAACTGTACCCGGTAACGCCCAACCTTTCGGGGTCCGCAATGCCCCGCGCAATGAGTTCGTCAACAGCCCCCATCAAATCCTCAAAGTCCTTCCCGCCCCAATCTTCCACCACTGCGCTCGCAAACGGTTGGCCGTATGTCTGGCTGCCACGCGGATTCATGTACAACACCGCGTACCCTGCTGTACACAGGGTTTGAAACTCGGCCTGAAGCCCGTAGCCGTACGCATTGTGCGGACCGCCGTGAATCACCAAAATCAGCGGATAGGGTCCGGCCTCAAGCGGGCCAGGCGTGAGGAGCCATCCTTCGAGGGACAATCCGTCCGCGGCCGTGAAGTCCAATCGGATAGGTTCACGCAGCTCGAGACGCGGTGCGACTTCCGCATTGGGCGCGAACACCACCGTCTCCCTCTGATCCCGGCGCAGGTACAAGGCATCTGGACGGGCGGGATCGCGCCCGACAAAGAGCAGTTCTCCGGCCGGTCCGAGGGCGAAGCGGCTGACGCAGCGGACCGTTTCGGACGCCACCTTCCGCGGCAGGGTCGTTGGGCATCCGGGATCGTCTAGCACGTACACGCCGGAAACCCCGTGTTCACTGGCCAGGAACCACAGTGCCCCATCGCGTGACGGAACGATTTGCGGGTCGGCTGCAACCGGACAGACGTCTCCCAAACCGTATGGTGCCGCCGGATAATCAAACGTTTCCGTCACAGGCCACGACACGCCGCTGTCCGGGTCCGTGCCCCACAAGGAGGTTGTGGAGTCATTCCAGCGCGGCCCGCGGTGTCCTGACCAAACAATCCACCGCTTCGGGTGCGTCGCACCTTGGCCTACATGCCCGCCAGATGGGGTGACCCAGCGGATGGCTGCAATGGGGCCCTCACCATTCGTCAGGCGTCTGCACTGCCCCTGTTGCGGATGAAATACGTACAGGTCCTGCGAGAAGGGACCATAGTCTGTGAACGCGACCTCATGGGTGTCCGGAGCCACACAGACCTCCATGATTTCTCCAGGGTGGGTATACTGAACGAAGGCAGAACCATCCAAGGAAACTTTTAATAAATCTGATTTCGATGCCTGCAGGATTCCCCGGCCGTCTGCCTTGTGCGGCCAATCCGTGTGGATGGACACGTTCGGTTGGTCGCTGTGCACCACCGCCAACCACAGGGCAGATTCTCCCGGAGCCCATTCCAGATTCTTCGCGAACTTGTTCGCCACCATCACCGTGCGCGCCCGGGTCGTGTCCTCTGTCTCCCCCGTCTCCTCTCCCGGCCCGTTCCATTCGCCGCGATCCCGGGCCTTTCCGATCCCCCTTTCGACTTCTGTGTACGCCACGCGCCCCGGAGCGATCCACGCCAGATAACGGCTGTCTCCTGAAAACCGTGGAGAACGCATCAACCCGGCCGTTTCGTCAACGACCACCCGTCCTGAAGTCGCGAGGTCAATCAACCACAAAACGGACCGGTATCCATCGGCCGCCGCATCCACCTGGATGGAAATCACGGCGGCGAACCGGCCGTCGCTGGATATCTGAGGGTCCGTCAACGATTGCAAGAGATACAAGTCCTCGGGCTTCAATCGAACGTCACCTCAGGATCGAGCGGATAACTGGGGCGCGGAATGCGCTGGTAGTGAAAGAAGGACAAGTTTCGAGAGCTCAGCCCCGGTGAATCCACCGTGACGATGTTGGCTGCGATAGACTCGAACCGGGCCCGGAAATGCTGGCTGGACTTCAGTGCGACAATCTTGTACTGGGATACGTCGATTCCATGCAGCAGGAACACCTGCTCATCAAATGTCTGCGAGGACACCGAACACACCAAGACGTCCACCCCGCCGATGACGAGCCTTGCGGATTTCCCGAGATTGACCGGCTTTCCGCGCCACATCGGGGAGGACTGGACAAACCGTCCGTCGCTCAGGACTTTCACATACGCCCGCACCGGTATGGGGTCTCCATGCAACCGGTCGGTCTTACCGCCGAGCTGCACGTCAATCCACGAGCCCACCCCCGCCGCGTGTGCCGCTTCCGCCACCTCGGGATCGTAGATGAATCCGAAACATGCGTTCGTGAGGTTTCTGGACAGCATGGCTCGCAGCAGATACGTTCCGTCGCCAGGGGTGCCTCCCCCCGGATTGTCGGATGTCTCATTGATCACAATCGGTTGCCCCGGCAGACGGAGTGCGATGTCAATGCCCTCCTCTGGACCTGGAAGCTCCGGGAAAAACTCCTGGCGCCTGTCCCAGATGGCCCGCGCTACGTCTCGGGAGGCCCGTTCCGCTAACGCGGGATCTCCGTCGCTGATCGCCAACACGGACGCACAGACGTATGGGGTGTCGGTATGAGGAAAACCGTGGAAAAATGTACAGTCAATCATCCCCGGTTCTCGTTCCCACTTCCA includes the following:
- a CDS encoding CapA family protein, with product MATGDSFITQRMPRDDQGLQALRRLLMRAHVRFTNLEVTVHDFEVFPSAVSGGTWAAARPPVLADLRWLGFNMLAWANNHTLDWAYGGLQKTYEHLERGRWVHAGVGLHLAEASQPRYLETSRGRVALIAATSTCRDWHPAGPQRPDLPGRPGVNPLRFKTVHHIPPEDLERLKQIIARTDINAARILSEKEGFSTAEEGVVHVGEMKFAAGHEGTVTTMDADDAERLGRSIREAVRQADVVLVSHHAHEMKGTDKSVPADFIREFAHFCIDQGAHAYIGHGPHILRGVEIYRNRPIFYSLGDFIFQNDTVERQPQEFYQAYGLGPDSTPADAFDARERAGSAALAKDPKVFQTVIPEFDICAGEVRRIVLHPVTLGFGRPRSQRGRPAPASVTEGEQILAHLRDLSQPYGTRIDVTGGVGIVRL
- a CDS encoding M81 family metallopeptidase; translated protein: MRVVIGQVAHETNTFSSVRTTKALFELWEWDRGEEVIERHRGVEDYLGGMIDRAEALGIELVGAFSAYANPSGTITRDTYAMLEQEMLDGIRAAGRVDAICLALHGAGVAEGIDDLEGTLLKAIRRDVGYEVPIVVTLDLHGNITEQMVQEADVLLGVNFYPHTDSYDRGREAIDVAKRLVEGHLKPVMSLTRVPILIPTSTTNLSPAKDINEVCWKWEREPGMIDCTFFHGFPHTDTPYVCASVLAISDGDPALAERASRDVARAIWDRRQEFFPELPGPEEGIDIALRLPGQPIVINETSDNPGGGTPGDGTYLLRAMLSRNLTNACFGFIYDPEVAEAAHAAGVGSWIDVQLGGKTDRLHGDPIPVRAYVKVLSDGRFVQSSPMWRGKPVNLGKSARLVIGGVDVLVCSVSSQTFDEQVFLLHGIDVSQYKIVALKSSQHFRARFESIAANIVTVDSPGLSSRNLSFFHYQRIPRPSYPLDPEVTFD
- a CDS encoding MFS transporter, producing the protein MNGQQTLVVKRTAYVTIVILFLSWLIDYIDRLIITLALPSIGKEFHLNAVAQGAILSIFFFSYALCQMPGGWLADRIGSKKTMTIAMVAWSVFTGLTGAAVNYVMLMAVRLFFGISEGIFPGASMKAIAERTTREMRLTANGLMIASNSFGAAIAPLIAAPFIIAVGWRHTFYWVAGLGIIMAIVLWYFLPKPLPSTAFASVDSPAATVSAEDRPAGGIELKLSDLLRKGVMWKFFLMFCGMDIIAWGLVSWVPSYLLTVKHISLAKAGALTSIPFFAGTISTILGGWLFDRYLHDHHRRIIVPSMILSAVFLFFMLNASSAGRFIFFETIAAFFVYLAFQPIFGLPMRLLSSRILGTGSAMINFGGQTGGVLSPLVMGWLVQTFSYQAAFAFLVFGAVLCGACALWIPESAEQFERALTGKRMAVQGTQSM
- a CDS encoding S9 family peptidase — its product is MKPEDLYLLQSLTDPQISSDGRFAAVISIQVDAAADGYRSVLWLIDLATSGRVVVDETAGLMRSPRFSGDSRYLAWIAPGRVAYTEVERGIGKARDRGEWNGPGEETGETEDTTRARTVMVANKFAKNLEWAPGESALWLAVVHSDQPNVSIHTDWPHKADGRGILQASKSDLLKVSLDGSAFVQYTHPGEIMEVCVAPDTHEVAFTDYGPFSQDLYVFHPQQGQCRRLTNGEGPIAAIRWVTPSGGHVGQGATHPKRWIVWSGHRGPRWNDSTTSLWGTDPDSGVSWPVTETFDYPAAPYGLGDVCPVAADPQIVPSRDGALWFLASEHGVSGVYVLDDPGCPTTLPRKVASETVRCVSRFALGPAGELLFVGRDPARPDALYLRRDQRETVVFAPNAEVAPRLELREPIRLDFTAADGLSLEGWLLTPGPLEAGPYPLILVIHGGPHNAYGYGLQAEFQTLCTAGYAVLYMNPRGSQTYGQPFASAVVEDWGGKDFEDLMGAVDELIARGIADPERLGVTGYSYGGYMTNWIVAHTHRFRAAAAGGCVSDLVSFHGASDIGARFGYEEHGVRPWANVRALWERSPLAHVAQIQTPLLLYHAKGDERCPIGQSEEMFSALCSLGREVVFVAYPEDSHAFLSQGRPSHRVHKLRLVAEWFASHIPSAHVRG